A genomic stretch from Salarias fasciatus chromosome 18, fSalaFa1.1, whole genome shotgun sequence includes:
- the LOC115406125 gene encoding serine/threonine-protein kinase pim-1-like produces MEFPVKALPSTPPRDSKKAGSVPSSFTDLTMGLKRKASHDETEHRKRQRVDESRKDMLSRLKQLLEEAGGSPPKKKMKTDHNEPTSVHEDSSSTQPVPESSSKGMKRKRSAEEAGPQKKRAPGKEGKKKNVKGSIVGEQRAAFHAKYEELGRLGAGSYGQVFEGRRRADHLPVAIKRIKKKNIYGTQLDDKGKPLATELVIMLKLAGGAAGSAPVVLLDHYYLKNELILVLERPAPCVDLMEYVELHGGSVQEEEAKVIMKQLLAATVELEREGVFHRDIKLDNILIQTGGDALRVRLIDFGMSSLVKPGAVHKAYMGASAYKPPEFQTSREYSAGPTTVWQVGAVLYELVHQGTFDTPLFLSGEIHIRTGLSDGCEDFLRCCLAIVPGQRATLQQLQQHPWLQ; encoded by the exons atggagttcCCAGTCAAAGCACTGCCCAGCACCCcgcccagggactccaagaaggccgg TTCGGTGCCGTCTTCATTCACAGATCTCACCATGGGGCTTAAAAGAAAGGCCAGTCATGATGAGACGGAGCACAGAAAGCGACAGAGAGTCGATGAGTCCAGGAAAGACATGCTCAGCAGGTTGAAGCAGCTCctggaagaagctggaggaagcCCGCccaagaagaagatgaagacgGACCATAATGAGCCGACTTCTGTCCATGAGGACTCTTCCTCAACACAACCAG TTCCAGAAAGTTCTAGTAAAGGTATGAAGAGGAAGCGTTCCGCAGAAGAAGCAGGTCCACAGAAGAAACGTGCTCCGgggaaagagggaaagaaaaaaaatgtgaagggCAGCATAGTGGGGGAGCAAAGGGCTGCGTTTCACGCCAAATACGAGGAGCTGGGCCGACTTGGAGCAGGAAGCTATGGGCAAGTGTTTGAAGGGCGACGCCGGGCCGATCATCTTCCG GTCGCCATCAAGCGCATCAAGAAGAAGAATATCTACGGTACACAATTA GATGACAAAGGGAAGCCGTTGGCGACGGAGTTGGTCATCATGCTTAAATTGGCAGGTGGAGCGGCTGGATCAGCGCCCGTGGTCCTGCTGGACCACTACTACCTGAAGAATGAGCTCATCCTGGTTCTGGAGAGACCTGCCCCGTGCGTGGACCTGATGGAATACGTGGAGCTCCATGGAGGCtcagtgcaggaggaggaggcgaag GTCATCATGAAACAGCTGCTGGCGGCCACAGTGGAACTGGAGCGAGAGGGCGTCTTCCACCGAGACATCAAACTGGACAACATCTTGATCCAGACCGGTGGAGACGCCCTCCGTGTGCGCCTCATCGACTTCGGAATGAGCAGCTTAGTGAAGCCCGGCGCCGTCCACAAAGCCTACATGG GTGCCAGCGCCTACAAGCCTCCAGAGTTCCAGACCAGCAGGGAGTATTCAGCAGGACCCACCACAGTGTGGCAGGTTGGGGCAGTCCTGTACGAGCTGGTCCACCAGGGGACATTTGACACCCCCCTGTTCCTCTCAGGGGAAATCCACATCAGGACGGGGCTGTCTGACG GTTGTGAGGATTTCTTACGGTGCTGTTTAGCGATCGTCCCAGGTCAAAGagccacactgcagcagctccagcagcacccTTGGCTCCAGTAG